The following is a genomic window from Marinococcus sp. PL1-022.
GTTTTCCGCAGTATACTTCTTGAAGACCAAAAAAATTGCGGAGAAATATAAGCCGGAAGAACGTGTGCTGATGCAGTTTTTTCAAAAGGATCACGCCGTTTTGTGCGGAGCGGATGAAGCGGTGGCTTTAGTTAAAACCTTCTCTTCCAACCCGGAAGAACTTGTCATTTATGCCCTTGAAGACGGCAACAAAATTGAACCGTATGAAACAGTGATGACAGTGGAAGGAAAATACCAGGATTTCGGCTTTCTCGAAGGCCTGATCGACGGTATACTTGCGAGGCGTACGTCTGTGGCTACGAATGTGTTTAACGTTGTGAATGCAGCAAAAACCTCAGGAAGAAAAAAGCCTGTAATTTTTATGGGTGATCGGGATGATCACTTCACGCAGCAGGCAGGAGACGGTTACAGCGCTTTTATTGGCGGTTCCAAGGCCCAGGCAACTCATGCGATGAGCGAATGGTGGGGCAAAAAGGGAATGGGCACAATGCCACACGCCCTTCTCCAGCTTTTCGAGGGGGATATTATCCAGGCAACCCGCGCCTACAAAGAAACATTCCCTGAAGATGAACTCGTAGCACTGGTGGATTATAATAATGATGTTATTACCGATTCCCTGAAAGTGGCGAGAGAGTTCGGCAGCGAGCTTCAGACAGTGCGTCTCGATACATCGGGCAGTATGGTGGATCAATATTTCTGCCGGCATCCGGAAGTGCTTGGCTCCTTCAATCCCACCGGTGCCAACCCCGAATTGATTTTTGCCTTACGAAGAGTGTTGGACCAAGAAGGTTTTCAGCATGTTAAAATAATGGTAAGTGGTGGTTTCAACGCTGCCCGCATTGAGGAATATGAAGCTAAAGACGTTCCTGTTGATATTTATGGTATTGGCAGCAGCCTGTTAAAAATCCATATCGGTTTTACAGGTGATAATGTGTTGTTAAATGGACAACATGAAGCTAAAGCTGGGCGGAAATACCGTCCGAATAATCGAATGGAGCTCGTTGAATATTAATTTCCCTGGAAAGGAGTTCTTGGCCGTGCGTTCGGATATACAAAGGTATCGACAGCGCCGGCAGGCAGAAGCGGACCGGCGCCTCGAAGGCCTGCTCGCAGCATTTAAAGCCTGGAAAGATGAAAATACGAATCTGCGCGAAAAGGTGCGTGCCAAGCATCTTTTTGCGGAACAGACAGGACTTGCGGTGGAGCAGGTGGAAAAGAAACCGTGGGATATGCTGTTTGAGGAATGGTTTTCGTATGACTATGTAACTATTATCGGAACGCATTTATTTGATATGTTTTTAAAGCAGACGCTGTCTGCAAGAACCCGAATGGACCTCCAGCTCGGCGGTCTGCTTTTAACGGCCTCCTGGCTGCCAGTGGAATTGAATGAAAAAAACTACTGGGTTAGAGCAGTTGGGAAGCAGGAATTTTCAAACCGGCTGCAGCAGGACGCTGCTTTGGAGCCGGCGGCATCTGCTACCTGGCTTGTCCGGACAGCACGTGTAGGTTTTGAGGACACCCGCCTGGGACAGGCAGTACCGCTCCGTCCCGCTGGCGAAGGTTTTCAGGCACTGATGCTTGAGGCGGAAAAAGCTTACCAGAAGGAAGAGTACATTCGATGGCATAAAGAAAAAGGGGCTTCCTGGCTGCAGTTTGCGCTCCCGTCTGTTAGTTTTTAATCGTAAACGAAGACGGGAGTCAGCCTTTTCTGCCCAATTCAGGTCGTTCCATTGGAGGAACTAGAGGTTTTTGCTATAATAGGATAAGTATGTTTACATATGATACACACCATGAAAAACGATCTCTTTCACCTGTGCGTTTCGGCGGCAAGGTTTTTTGAAAGAACGGAGGAAGACAATATGTCTAATTATCATTTTATTGGAATTAAAGGATCCGGCATGAGTGCTCTTGCTCAGATTCTGCACGATATGAACCACACTGTACAGGGCTCGGATGTTGAAAAAACATTTTTTACCCAGCAGCCTCTTGAAAAGAAAAATATCTCTATTCTTCCTTTTCAGGCTGATAATATCCAGGAAGGGCAGACAGTAGTGGCTTCAGCAGCTTATGGTGATACCCACGAAGAAGTGAAAAAGGCAAAGCAGTCAG
Proteins encoded in this region:
- a CDS encoding nicotinate phosphoribosyltransferase; translation: MKEIELKLQGKQKRLTNETFKFDERVKEGWFSAVYFLKTKKIAEKYKPEERVLMQFFQKDHAVLCGADEAVALVKTFSSNPEELVIYALEDGNKIEPYETVMTVEGKYQDFGFLEGLIDGILARRTSVATNVFNVVNAAKTSGRKKPVIFMGDRDDHFTQQAGDGYSAFIGGSKAQATHAMSEWWGKKGMGTMPHALLQLFEGDIIQATRAYKETFPEDELVALVDYNNDVITDSLKVAREFGSELQTVRLDTSGSMVDQYFCRHPEVLGSFNPTGANPELIFALRRVLDQEGFQHVKIMVSGGFNAARIEEYEAKDVPVDIYGIGSSLLKIHIGFTGDNVLLNGQHEAKAGRKYRPNNRMELVEY